The following DNA comes from Ornithobacterium rhinotracheale DSM 15997.
TTGATGATGAATCAGGCTTATTCAATGTAAGAAGACCAGATGAACACTACATTATAAAAGCTATAAAAGAAGGATATCCTGCTATAGCTGGAGGTTCTGAACCTTGGTATAATGGATATAGAAAAGGGCACGCCTGGGTATGCGATGGGGTTGTTTGCGTAAGAGTTAAAAGAGGATTTATTGTAAAATGGACAGAGCATAAATACTACATCCATATGAATTGGGGATGGGGTGGCGATGGCAATGGCTGGTTCTTCAATAATGGAAATGATAGATATAAAACTTCTGATGCTAATAGAGAAATATTAGTTATGTTTAGTGTCGCTCCAGATAAAAAATAATAGAAAACACAGAGATAATTTAAAACTTCAAATTATGATTTTTTTTAAATTTTTAATACCATTATTCATCTTATTTTCTTTTAGCAATTGTACTCCAGATGTATCAAACACTCCGTCTTACATTTATTTTCGCTATTTTAAGGACGGAGAAAATATCTATGGAGAAAAAGCTAATTTTCTTAGAAGAAATATAACGGGATATATTATTCCTGAAAAGGGTAATAATTTTACTTTTTCTCAAGAAAAACATATAAAAGGTGGTGGAACTGATTGCTTCTTACCACTATACTTGAATGACGATTATAAATGTCTTGAAAAAAAAGAATGCAAAAGTTCTAAAAACTTCTTAGATGGAGAAATTTTCACACTAAAAATAAATTATTTTCAAAGAGAAGTATTCAATAAAAAGCTAAAAATTAAATACAAAAAGGGCAATGGTTTTGAGGAAATAGAAGATGTGAAATATTTAGAATACAATGTTTGGAAACCCTATAAGCCCGAAAAATTACCTTTGCTTGACGCGCAAGGGCACCCTACAGGATATGAATTTGAAATAGAGTTTTTTTAAAGAAATGAAAAGCACCAAATTTAGGATTTTTGGTGCTTTTTTTATGACTACATTTTTCCGCTTAAAACCAAAATCAAGAATATTTAGTATTTTTGAAAAATGATTGCGCATTTAAACCCTAAAAATATACTTTTTTTAGACATTGAGACCGTTCCACAGCACCAAAAATGGAACGAGCTTTCTCCTTTGATGCAATCGCTCTTTGAACAGAAAACCAAATACCGCCGAGAAAAAGAAGACATTTCGCCCGAGGTGTTTTATGAATCCAACGCAGGGATTTGGGCAGAATTTGGTAAAATCATATGCATTTCGTGTGGCGTTATTTTCAACGAAAATCAGTTTAAAACCAAAAGCTTTTTTGGCGATGACGAACGAAAAATATTACAAGATTTCTCCGAAATGCTCCATAAGCATTATCACCAGAGAAATGCAATTCTCTGCGCACACAATGGCAAAGAGTTCGATTTCCCATACATTGGTCGGCGTCTGCTTGCCAATGGGCTTCCGCTCCCCGAGATTTTAAACACCATGGGCAAAAGACCATGGCAAAGCCAACACCT
Coding sequences within:
- a CDS encoding 3'-5' exonuclease, with product MIAHLNPKNILFLDIETVPQHQKWNELSPLMQSLFEQKTKYRREKEDISPEVFYESNAGIWAEFGKIICISCGVIFNENQFKTKSFFGDDERKILQDFSEMLHKHYHQRNAILCAHNGKEFDFPYIGRRLLANGLPLPEILNTMGKRPWQSQHLDTMELWKFGDYKHYTSLNLLAALLGVPTPKDDIDGSEVARVYYEEKNVERIKIYCEKDVLTVAQIFRKFRGEPLLEFNHD